The DNA sequence TTTGGTGTTTTCTGAATCTTTAATTTGCGGGTTGATAAACTCAATGGtgtttaaaaaattgattttgttgctTATATCTGCTAGTAGATGAATAGTGGCAAACTGGTAAAACTTTTTTGGGTTTCTGAAAACAATCAGATTGTATAATAGGTGTTTGTTGACAATATGGTTAAACTTTTTACAACACAATGCCACACTTCTCAATGTCTGGTAATCATCGACAAAATGACGAAAAACCTCAAGTAGTATCTCCAACGGCAATGAATGGAGATGCTTAAGCGGATATTCATGGACTTTCTTCTTAGAAAAGAATCTACCCTTTTTCCCAATTAATTGGTACTTCAACATTGCTTGGATGATTGGGACAAAGTTGTTGGAGGAGCTTCgggaatttttttttttttttcttcctgAAATTGACGACTGGCATTTGCGTTTTGGTGGTACTACATGCAGGAATTCGTGTACAAACCTTAAAACCTGTTACGGTTAGCATAACTATTAGAGGTCAGtaagtttaatttttaCTCCTATTGTACGatcatataatttatataacaACCTGTTTTCTACCCTAAAACGACTCAGTATAACAATACACTTCTGGCGACCCTTTCATTCTTCGTGCACTTTGACAGTGGTGTTTGATTGAGTTTGTAAACGATGGAGACCCACACGACGTAACTGCCATGGACTGGTTCGAACTTAGTTGTTGAGAATGCTGTTTTATTATCTCTTGAACTTGCGGTCTTCCATATAAAATATTGTAATCGTTGGTTAACGATTTTGTTAGTTCAATAACCagattctttctttctagCGGCAACTCCTCTTTTGATTCTTGCGTAATGTAAATGTCAACGGCACATCGCCCAGCAAACTGTTTCAACAAATCCTCAAACcattcaatattatcttGCTTTTTGATTACCCACACAAACTTAATAAACTGGCTCTTAGGACGGAATAATACATCGCCATCCTGGTTTCGTCTATCTATTTGGTTTAACAAATCAAGACAAACTGGAAACGTAAACGCGCCACCAGAACCAGCAGCGAAAAAAAGACATGTGTCAAAAGTAATCAACGGTTGGTATCTAGCACCATAAGGACCATGGAACATAGCTTTGATTGTCACCTCATCATGATCAACCTGCTCAAGATGTCTCATAAGTTTTCTGGTAAACCCTCGCTGAACCCTTACAAGTAGTCTCATCTTTCCACTCTCAGCAAGACTGGCAATCGTGAATGGATGGTACtggaagaatttgattttgccGACATTCAAATAAACATGCTGACCAGCTTTCCAAGTTTTGTATTTGGGAAGAAATCTCGTATACCAAGATTTCGACACATACTCGGCTTCAGAAACCGGTATCTCCACCGAAATCGTACTGTCGTCGATTATCCTGAATGTACACCTACCTTTGGTGGGCGACTTTTTGGCATGGATATGTGCAAACACTTTACTAACAACTCTGTCTATGACCAACCCATGCACTGAGATTAACACAACAGCTCTATTTCCTTGATTGTGAATAAATGTGAAAAACAACATCATAAATGCAAATACCCGGTGCTGCACTAGAAAGAAGTCATAGGCAAATTGTCTAATAAACCTTAAACTGGCCCAGTTCAAAATACTGAAACTCCCATAAGCAATAAACCCGAATATCTGTGGTGGAATGATAAtcataattttaaaattgagATTTAgccaataataaattgcCATCCCCATATGTATGGTGATCATGACCCACATAAGTCGCGATAACCATTTATGTATAAACTCTAGTCTATCGTGCTGCAATCCCGTTATTGAAGTCAACAAGTCATTTTTCATCAcagaaaacaataaaatcGGCAAGTTCCCCACGGCAACTTTCAGCAATCTCTTGGAAATAATGTAAAACCGACTTTGATAATCCAAATCATTAATCTCAGCAAAGCAAAACCCAACATTAAGACCAATAAACACTATTGCCAACAATACCAAACTTGGCTGAAAGTAGATGTCGCCCCGTACACGAACACAGCTCGTCCACACATCCCACACTTTAAGCAACCTAAAGTAGATGTTGTTGCGCTTATTATTGACTCGTAAGTATCGTGGaatccaataaaaaagTATCCCATGTCCTGCTAATACAATAAACGtcaatataaatatcaaccactcatatttattatttctttccttttccaCAAAAAACTGTTGATCAAATGGAATAGCCATGTTTGAATAGTTTAACCTCGATAAGGATtcgaaaaaaatttttattttttgagGCCAATATACTTTTGTTTAATACTTTTTCATTCATGCATTTAATGAATCGTAGTATAATATACAATAGAATTAGACAAAGGGATGCGGCCATCGTTTAATTGGTGGATTTATCGTTTCTATGCCAAGAATCCGACAATTGCGAAATTAACATGCAACACAAaaacacttttttttttcaatctgATAAAATGTGGGAGAACAAAGACAGATCGGGACCATCTATTTCCTCGGGTTTAACGCTATATAAGGATAGGTGGATCctgcctttttttttttttttcatttctacTTTACTGCACAACCCACCAAAATGCATTTCATATTCTACTTGATTCTTTTAGTATCTGCTGCTGATTACGGTAACTTTGGCACGTACCCGAAAGTCCCTAAAACTGCTTCCATTAACGGATTTGCTGATCCAATTTACGACTTATTGCCAAACTGTGCAAAGGAATGTGTTAAATTCAGTACCAGTAATACCCCTTGTCCATATTGGGATACTGGATGTTTCTGTGTTATGCCACAATGGGCTGGTTTGGTTGGTCAATGTGTTGCTCAAAAGTGTAAGGGAGAAGATGTTGCTAGTGCTAGATTCTTGGCTACCTCGTTGTGTTCAGTTGTTGGTGCCAATACTTGGATGATGCCTGCCTCTATTTCCTCAATGCTTTCCACCGCAGCTGGAGACGCTAAAGAAGTCACTACAATTGAAGGGAAAACTGCAAAATCGTGGGTTACTGCTCCAGGAAGTGCTGCTGGAAGTAGTGTTTCGGAAACTGGTGCTGCTAGTGAAACCGGCAGTTCCGAATCTGCAAAATCAACTACAAGTGATGCCTCATCATCGTCCTCCTCCACGGCTTCTTCATCTGCTACAACCTCCTCATCCCCATCCTCTTCTGCTAATTTTGCTGTTTTACAGACTGGAGGCATCGGGTCGGTAATTCTTGGCTTTATGATGTACTTTCTTGTATAAACGTATTTGAATGCTGTAGATAGATTTTATTATGCCCCTAAGTAATCACCATGTAGAACAAAACCAATCTCTCGTATAGGTTTTGTTACCCTAAACATCACGCAATGTTTTTGAACAAtagacttttttttttttttttgttgagtACGAAATGTCTCTACAACAATAGACACAACCAGGCGTTTAACATTCGTTAATCATGAGCTTATTACCCAAGGACATCTCTTTTATCTAGCTCCATTTTTCTTCCCGCCCCCCCAGTTTTTGCCTTATTTCCCGCTTTTGTCCGACACATACTCAGGGTATTCTTCGAGTTCTATCCCGAAAAGGTTCTGATTGTTTACAAAGTTTGGTGCTACCATTGTAAtgaccaagaaaaaaaaaagcaccacaaaacaaaaagtatAGCTGCAATTGCTACTCGGACAAAACGCTTAATCTCAAAAATCTAAtctatttcatcaattttcaGACTAATGCACTTTGCcaagaaaaattagatACCTGGATGATTCCTCCAATAACAATTGTTTAGCTTCCGGTCAAGCTGATTGTTTGTGAGTCCTTCTCATGAACTAGTGCCAAATTAGTACACATATGTTCCCCATTGGAATTGACGGTAGTTTCCTAGACATATTATATTTACCAGAAGAATCAAATGTTTCCCACAAGTCTTTGTTTAAACACGGAAAATCAGAGGGATCAGCCTACCATCggaaatttaattaatcgGATTTACTATTGCTGAATGGCTGCGATTGGCTATTCAAGATCAGCTCTGAATTACTGCCCATGCAAGAACCTTGCCTGGTATATCCAAATTTGGCAATTGAAATTCTATAAACAGCAATGGTATTTGGTTTGTTGTGCTAGGGGTATACAGATGTAATAATAGAAACCTATTGGTTTCCCTATTTCTCGACCACTACCACCCTAAATTGTTGcacaaatacaaatacgCCTTAACCTATTTAGCCATGCTGCGTATCTAAACAAGTAACTATTTGCTTTGTGTACATTGGGCtaattctttatatttttttcttagctaaatttaattaagGAAATATCGGAGTACTTTCTGACTGGATAGAATTGCAAATATGTCCCctatgaaaattttttactTTTGCTTTGTTCAATGGCCATATGGGTATccccccccaaaaaaaaaaaaaaccattttTGTGTATGAGAATTGCCGAGTATccttattattttctttgtgAACCAATTTTCAGAGAATGGAAAATCAGGGTATAAATACATTGGCATTCTCCATCACTTCCGTTGGTTTTGACTCCTTAATCTCTATCAAATAACCACACTACCATGTTGTCCTTATCTTTATTGTCAATCATTTCAATCGCTTTAGCTGCTGATATCACTGCTATCCCAGAAGGTGATAATCCATACACTGTCTTCCCAAGTGTTGCTAAAACCGCTTCCATCAATGGTTTCGCTGACAGAATCTACGACCAATTGCCAGAATGTGCTAAAGAATGTGTCAAGCAAAGTACCAGTAACACCCCATGTCCATACTGGGATACCGGTTGTTTGTGTGTCATGCCTCAATTCGGTGGTGCTGTTGGTAACTGTGTTGCTAAAAACTGTAAAGGTAAAGATGTTGGTTCTGTTGAATCTTTAGCTACTTCCCTTTGTTCAGCTGCTGGTGTTTGGGAACCATACTGGATGATCCCATCAAGTGTTTCTGATGCTTTGGCTAAAGCTGGTGAAGCTGCTGCTGAAACCACTGCAGAAACCACCACCGCCGAAACTACTGCTGAATCAACTACTGCTCAAGAAACCACTGCCCAAGAAACCACTGCTGCTGAAACTTCCAAGGCTGCTGAAAGTTCAGCTCCAGCTGAAACTTCTAAAGCAGAAGAAACCTCAAAGGCTGCTGAAACTACCAAAGCTGAAGAATCTTCTGTTGCTCAATCTTCTTCTGCTACTGGTGTTGCTTCTGTTTCAGTTGAAACTGCAAACGCCGGTAACATGCCAGCTGTTGCTATTGGTGGTGTTattgctgctgttgctgcCTTAATCTAAGTTATATACTTTTGTTAATTCATAACTAATATATGTCCGTTTTTGTATATCATTAAATTACTTATGCTTCTAACACAAATCTTCTACTAAACTTTTGTTTTGGAATTGGACCCAGGCCGAACCAAATATCTATTGCATTGATGTGAATTACCACACCCCCAACTACTTGTCACATTCCTCGGAGAATGCTTTTATTGAGTATTTCGCAGCCAAGGCTGCATTATACGTGTGCCTTCTAATCACATATCACTTTTTTGCCGCTGATGCAACAAGCCCAACTGTGGCGCAATCAACAATCATTATACAATTTGCAGAGCATAGCTGGGTAGCTTCTGCATTGGCAGCTGGCCTTGATTTGACTTATTTATTGTTCTCGCCTACTTCCCTGATTGGAAAAGTGTGGAGAGATGCAGTTGAACGTACTATAGTTGTTATATattaagaaagaaatagatCTAATTTTTAGCTTCTCCCGACTCATTATTGCTAGACCCATCAGCAACACCGTCAATATGGGGTAACGGTTGGCTTATATTGGTAGAGCGGATAGGTTCCAATACATATGGGTTGGTCTCAGGATCTTCATCAGCATAATAGGCATATTCCCCAATTTGTGCCAAGTCGGTACCCAACATTTCCTCGTCTTCGTGGAGACGGATTCTGAGAAATGGGATTCTGTCCATAGCAAGCAAAATGATCGATGTAACAGTGAACGACCACGCAGCTACAGCACAACTTCCTGCCAACTGGTACCCCAATTGTTTCCAGTGGTGGTTTATCCACCCACCGTCAATCTCAGTTCCGTCAATCATGGCAACATAGTCTGCAGCAAATAATCCCGTCATAAAGTTACCAACAAATCCACCAACACCATGGAGCGCCCACACGTCCATACCGTCGTCAATCTGCAACAAGTCCTTTATGTCAACAGCAAAGTTACAGATAATGGCTGGAACAATGCCGAAAATTATCGACGTGTAAACAGGAACGTAGCCAGCAGCAGGAGTGATTCCAACGAGACCAGCAATTGCGCCCATGCACAAGCCAACAGTCGACCATTTGCCGCCAGTTCTAAACCAATCAACAAACATCCAAGTCAACCCCCCGGTTGCAGCAGCAAGGTTGGTGTTGACACAGGCGTACCACGAACGCATGGAAGAGTTACCTGTAGACCCACCATTGAAACCGTACCAGCCAAACCAGAGAAAGATCGTGCCCATAACAATGGAGGAAACTGAATGTGGCTTGTATTTTGGAACTTTGCCTTTGGCAACAGGGTCATGTCTCTTACCCAACCAGAGCGAGTATGCCAAAGCAGCAAAACCAGAGTTTTCGTGAACTGGACCGCCACCAGCGAAATCCAATGCTCCCAAGTTGACCAACCAACCATTTCCGCCCCATGTCCAATAGGCAATAGGACAGTACACAATAGTCAACCagataaacaaaaacaccATCATCGGTCCTAATCGTGCACGCTCGCACCCGGCACCAGCCATTAAAATAGCAGTGACAGCAGCAAACATCCCTTGGTATAAACAGAACAAAATATCAGGAACCGTTTTGACAATACTGGGTGCCCCTAAAACATCCTTGAGACAAAAGTTTTGCAAGGTTCCCAAAAACACAGAACCATTGTGGGCAAACACCAACGAGTACCCCCACCAGAACCACTGGAAGGCTGCCACACACGCAGCCATCAACGCAGCCCACATCAACGACAATGCATGCTTCTTACGCGAGATCCCTGAATACAAGAGTCCCACACCAGGAATCATGATCCATACCAAAACACTTGCAGTACCAATCCATACCATATCGGCACGGTCAAATTGTTCATTCAAGTCGACTTTAAACACATCTCCACCTGTACCTGTTTCCGTGAAATTTCCAGACATATTGGTTGTTATGTTTACTTAGTGAGTGTGTTAACAATGAAAGGGGATACTACGGGATCTTTATATACATCTCGAATTTCTGAATACCTAAAAAGTGTAACGGTGGAAATCACAATATCGTAATTAATCATCAGCCAATCACAATACCGATGCAAAGATTTTTCACACTGATAGAGAACTCAATCAAAAAAAGTTTAGATAAGCAATATGCAGGATATTTTCGCTGAGCATCTACCTGCTATGCCACCTCTctcaaaatttgaatatatatcTACTATGTAATCCTATCCATTCTGATTTCAACTGCTCTTCTGTGAGCTTCCAACCCCTCAACTCTTGCTAATTCCATTACCGCTTTGCCGATATTCTTAAGCCCGTCTTCTGTAACTTCTTGAGAAGTAATAAACTTCTGGAAAGTAGCAGTATTGACTCCAGAATATTGTCTGGCGTAACCATACGTTGGCAAAGTGTGGTTAGTCCCACTTGAGTAATCCCCACAGGATTCAGGTGACAATGCTCCAACAAAAACTGAACCGGCATTCTCAATCATATCAGGAACATAAGATGGAGCATCGTCGATTTGTAATATCAAATGTTCAGGAGCATATTGATTCGACAAATCAAAGGCTTCTTGGTATGTTTTAGCCAACAAAATGTATGAATGGGCCAAACATTTAGCAACAATCTCCTTTCTTGGCAACACTTGGGCTTGTTTCTCTACTGCATTCTGGAACTCATTCAATTTCTCATCGCTCAATCCAACACCAATAAGAATTACCTGAGAGTCTACACCATGCTCAGCTTGTGAAAGCAAATCACTAGCAACAAAGTCAGCATCGGCATTGCAATCTGCAATAACCAAAACCTCAGATGGCCCCGCTGGCATATCAATTGAACATAATGCTTGGGTATCATTCTGAACATACATCTTGGCAGCAGTAACAAACTGGTTTCCGGGACCCAAGATCTTGTCACACTTGAGCACACTTTCAGTACCATATGCCATTGCCGTAACTGCTTGAGCACCACCTGCCATAACAATACACTTTGCTCCCAATTTGTGCGCAACATAGACAACTTCTGGCGTCAACTTCCCTGTAGCACGTGACGGAGGAGACGCAATTATAATATTCTTACACCCAGCAACTTTTGCTGGAACACCCAACATCATTGCCGTAGAAGGTAATACTGCTGTACCACCTGGAACATACAATCCAACATTTTCAATCGGCTTGGCAAATCTAGAACAGAACACACCAGGACATGTTTCTACCGTCATAACCTTTTCCTTGGGTAATTGTGCAGCATGGAATTTTTCGATATTCTGCATTGACAAGTCAATAGCAGCTTTCATTTCTTCGGAAATATCCATCAGCTCAGCAGGGAACGGAGCTTGTAAAACAGGTGTGTCAAGTTTCACACCATCAAACTTGGATGTCAACTCAATAAGAGCTTTGTCACCATCAGATTTcactttttcaataataggAAGCACAAGTTTCATAATGTCTGCAGTCTTCTGAACAGGTCTTGTCATTGCACGCtcaacagcagcagcatcATCAATGCTAACAATCTCCAACTTATAGCTGCTATTGGTAGTAGGCTCTTGGTACTTAGGCTTGGCGTCTCCTTTTCTTCTGGAAACTTTCAAGGACTTTACGTCCAAATTCTTTTCAACATCAGCCAATCTCACTCCATGTTTGATGCACCAGACCATGgcaaaataaaccaaatcGGCACATTCCCAAGCAATTTCCTCCTTCGACTTGgcttcaatcaattcatccAACTCTTCCTTCAATTTGgcaatcaataatttttcgTCATCAAATAAACGTTTAGTATAGGATCCCTCGGGTGCATTTTCTAATCTGTCTTGCAAAGTACTATCTAATTTGGGCAATCCTCTAGCTGGAGAGTCTGCCATATCATCACCAAAACATGTAAATTTGGTTTCACGGTGGCAGAACCCATAGCCAGTTCGTGGTTCTACCATAAACTGAATCACATCAGAATCACAATCCTTGGATAACTTAACTAATTTCTGGGTAGCACCACTGGTTTTGCCCTTGTACCATAATTCATCTCTGCGTTTACGTGATTGATAAACCCCAACTTTCTCTTCAATTGCAGCAACTATAGAGTCCTTGGAGGAATACACTATACCCAATGCCGTATAAGAAGGGGATGGCGTTGTGATTAATGTGGTGTACAACCCATCTGGTCTGTCGGTAGTCAATGTACTAACAAACACAGCAGAAATTGATATCTTGTTCTTTTCTTCACGTTTGACAGACAATTTCGAGCTTGGAATCACTGGAATATAGTTTTTAGCCAATTCAATGGCCTCATCCTGTGTGAAATCAGATTTGATATATAAAACCCTGTTTTCATTCGCATTATATTCTTTCAAATTCCCCTCAGGAAATGGTTTAGTAACAACAAAGGATGCTTCAGATGCCACTAATTCAGCACTTGGGACATCAACAGACACAACAAATCTAGCACTTGGTAAGCCTGCTTCAATAGCTTCACGATATTGAGTCTCATTAACAAACACCTGCTTGATCCCAACGTTCAACAACTCAACAATTTGGTCAATACTGGCATTATCAATAGCATTTACAAAAATATCCACGTCATGtggaaattgatgaataaaGTGTTTCTTGATACTAACACTTTCTATTGGGAAAATTACTTGACCCACTAAAGAAAActcattaattgattctCTATCTTCGGGAGAAGAAATAACAGGCAAAACAGGGAAAGTCATGTATAGTTGTTGGTATgaattgttgaaagaaggtgaaaaaaaaaaaaaaaaaaaattcatcacAGATAAAGGTGgaggagaaaaaaaaaaaaagaaaccaattCTGAGTCATTCTCTCTCACCtcttaataataataatttgcaATTTTACCTTAAATACACGCCCTATATACTACCTAAAAACTAAATTCACCTCtgaattgattcaaatcCATATTAGGTTTAACCAATTCCAATAAATCTCTTCTCTCCATCGCAATAAAAGCTCTCTTTAGTGTTTCAGTTAAGGATGTTGACTGGTTATGATTTAATGTCGATACAGTATCCACCCCCTCAACTTGATGCATGGACAACCCACTCAACAAATGCTCGGCCGCTTCCTTGTAACAACCAATATTTATACATGAAACCCCTAGATTATATCTTGCCCTTACAAAGGTTGGTTTCAATTGCAATGCCTTGAAATACGCATCCACGGCTTCTTCTGAGCGGTTAGAATTTGCCAAAGAAGCACCTAATCTATTCCACAATATCGCATCATCAGGTCGTATTGATAATGCAGCTTTGAAACAGTCTATAGTCTTGTCAAACTCTTCATTAGCGTAGAACAATACCCCTAGTCCCATTTGAACATCAGCATCCATGCTAGCCTGGTTAGGCGACAACTGGGCAGCTTTGAGAAATAATTCTGTTACTCTTTTGTTTAATGAGAATCTGTCTTCGTCGGTGATTGTTGGATTCTCTTGTCTTGCCTTTTCCACAATCTGAGGATACTTGGTTGATATCCATCTTTCCAAAGTGGCGAACGCAGCATTATCGTACCCTTCATT is a window from the Candida dubliniensis CD36 chromosome 4, complete sequence genome containing:
- a CDS encoding ferric reductase transmembrane component precursor, putative (Similar to S. cerevisiae FRE5); protein product: MAIPFDQQFFVEKERNNKYEWLIFILTFIVLAGHGILFYWIPRYLRVNNKRNNIYFRLLKVWDVWTSCVRVRGDIYFQPSLVLLAIVFIGLNVGFCFAEINDLDYQSRFYIISKRLSKVAVGNLPILLFSVMKNDLLTSITGLQHDRLEFIHKWLSRLMWVMITIHMGMAIYYWLNLNFKIMIIIPPQIFGFIAYGSFSILNWASLRFIRQFAYDFFLVQHRVFAFMMLFFTFIHNQGNRAVVLISVHGLVIDRVVSKVFAHIHAKKSPTKGRCTFRIIDDSTISVEIPVSEAEYVSKSWYTRFLPKYKTWKAGQHVYLNVGKIKFFQYHPFTIASLAESGKMRLLVRVQRGFTRKLMRHLEQVDHDEVTIKAMFHGPYGARYQPLITFDTCLFFAAGSGGAFTFPVCLDLLNQIDRRNQDGDVLFRPKSQFIKFVWVIKKQDNIEWFEDLLKQFAGRCAVDIYITQESKEELPLERKNSVIELTKSLTNDYNILYGRPQVQEIIKQHSQQLSSNQSMAVTSCGSPSFTNSIKHHCQSARRMKGSPEVYCYTESF
- a CDS encoding cell wall protein, putative (Similar to C. albicans CRW3): MHFIFYLILLVSAADYGNFGTYPKVPKTASINGFADPIYDLLPNCAKECVKFSTSNTPCPYWDTGCFCVMPQWAGLVGQCVAQKCKGEDVASARFLATSLCSVVGANTWMMPASISSMLSTAAGDAKEVTTIEGKTAKSWVTAPGSAAGSSVSETGAASETGSSESAKSTTSDASSSSSSTASSSATTSSSPSSSANFAVLQTGGIGSVILGFMMYFLV
- a CDS encoding cell surface antigen, putative (Similar to C. albicans RBT5), with the translated sequence MLSLSLLSIISIALAADITAIPEGDNPYTVFPSVAKTASINGFADRIYDQLPECAKECVKQSTSNTPCPYWDTGCLCVMPQFGGAVGNCVAKNCKGKDVGSVESLATSLCSAAGVWEPYWMIPSSVSDALAKAGEAAAETTAETTTAETTAESTTAQETTAQETTAAETSKAAESSAPAETSKAEETSKAAETTKAEESSVAQSSSATGVASVSVETANAGNMPAVAIGGVIAAVAALI
- a CDS encoding ammonium permease, putative (Similar to S. cerevisiae MEP2;~In C. albicans: ammonium permease and regulator of nitrogen starvation-induced filamentation; Biswas K and Morschhauser J (2005) The Mep2p ammonium permease controls nitrogen starvation-induced filamentous growth in Candida albicans. Mol Microbiol 56(3):649-69): MSGNFTETGTGGDVFKVDLNEQFDRADMVWIGTASVLVWIMIPGVGLLYSGISRKKHALSLMWAALMAACVAAFQWFWWGYSLVFAHNGSVFLGTLQNFCLKDVLGAPSIVKTVPDILFCLYQGMFAAVTAILMAGAGCERARLGPMMVFLFIWLTIVYCPIAYWTWGGNGWLVNLGALDFAGGGPVHENSGFAALAYSLWLGKRHDPVAKGKVPKYKPHSVSSIVMGTIFLWFGWYGFNGGSTGNSSMRSWYACVNTNLAAATGGLTWMFVDWFRTGGKWSTVGLCMGAIAGLVGITPAAGYVPVYTSIIFGIVPAIICNFAVDIKDLLQIDDGMDVWALHGVGGFVGNFMTGLFAADYVAMIDGTEIDGGWINHHWKQLGYQLAGSCAVAAWSFTVTSIILLAMDRIPFLRIRLHEDEEMLGTDLAQIGEYAYYADEDPETNPYVLEPIRSTNISQPLPHIDGVADGSSNNESGEAKN
- the HIS4 gene encoding histidine biosynthesis trifunctional protein [includes: phosphoribosyl-amp cyclohydrolase (ec 3.5.4.19); phosphoribosyl-atp pyrophosphohydrolase (ec 3.6.1.31); histidinol dehydrogenase (ec 1.1.1.23) (hdh)], putative; its protein translation is MTFPVLPVISSPEDRESINEFSLVGQVIFPIESVSIKKHFIHQFPHDVDIFVNAIDNASIDQIVELLNVGIKQVFVNETQYREAIEAGLPSARFVVSVDVPSAELVASEASFVVTKPFPEGNLKEYNANENRVLYIKSDFTQDEAIELAKNYIPVIPSSKLSVKREEKNKISISAVFVSTLTTDRPDGLYTTLITTPSPSYTALGIVYSSKDSIVAAIEEKVGVYQSRKRRDELWYKGKTSGATQKLVKLSKDCDSDVIQFMVEPRTGYGFCHRETKFTCFGDDMADSPARGLPKLDSTLQDRLENAPEGSYTKRLFDDEKLLIAKLKEELDELIEAKSKEEIAWECADLVYFAMVWCIKHGVRLADVEKNLDVKSLKVSRRKGDAKPKYQEPTTNSSYKLEIVSIDDAAAVERAMTRPVQKTADIMKLVLPIIEKVKSDGDKALIELTSKFDGVKLDTPVLQAPFPAESMDISEEMKAAIDLSMQNIEKFHAAQLPKEKVMTVETCPGVFCSRFAKPIENVGLYVPGGTAVLPSTAMMLGVPAKVAGCKNIIIASPPSRATGKLTPEVVYVAHKLGAKCIVMAGGAQAVTAMAYGTESVLKCDKILGPGNQFVTAAKMYVQNDTQALCSIDMPAGPSEVLVIADCNADADFVASDLLSQAEHGVDSQVILIGVGLSDEKLNEFQNAVEKQAQVLPRKEIVAKCLAHSYILLAKTYQEAFDLSNQYAPEHLILQIDDAPSYVPDMIENAGSVFVGALSPESCGDYSSGTNHTLPTYGYARQYSGVNTATFQKFITSQEVTEDGLKNIGKAVMELARVEGLEAHRRAVEIRMDRIT